A region from the Lolium perenne isolate Kyuss_39 chromosome 4, Kyuss_2.0, whole genome shotgun sequence genome encodes:
- the LOC127293657 gene encoding inositol 3-kinase yields MPPAAMPGVGEEEEQQTKQGGPALEGLVVGSYCHDVLLRGGRVVGETLGGAAAFVSTVLDAASPPGASFSVVSKVGPDFAYASAPAPARHPPLLCPAPTTSFHARFSAAAAHDAPDRQLSRVHACDPIYPDDLPDRRFAYGLAVGVAGEVLPETLDRMVRLCRAVLVDAQALIRVFDAAAGGGGGAAVRHVALEGTPYAPLLQRVAFLKASSEEAPYIGVETARRRCCVIVTEGKEGCRLYWDGGEARVAPFSAVQVDPTGAGDSYLAGFAAGLLWGLSATDAALIGNFFGAAAVSQIGVPTFHPEMLQAVKKILEDKAIQRSSPCINGAMFTFQRSITHDELHASLEEAARLMCEQKQTDPATNNCD; encoded by the exons ATGCCTCCCGCAGCGATGCCCGGcgtcggcgaggaggaggagcagcagacGAAGCAGGGAGGCCCCGCGCTCGAGGGCCTCGTGGTGGGGAGCTACTGCCACGACGTGCTCCTCCGGGGCGGCCGCGTGGTGGGCGAGACGCTCGGCGGGGCGGCGGCCTTCGTCTCCACCGTGCTCGACGCCGCGTCGCCCCCGGGGGCCTCCTTCTCCGTCGTGTCCAAGGTCGGGCCCGACTTCGCGTACGCCTCCGCGCCGGCGCCCGCGCGCCACCCGCCGCTGCTCTGCCCCGCGCCGACCACCTCCTTCCACGCCCgcttctccgccgccgccgcccacgacgCGCCCGACCGCCAGCTCAGCCGCGTCCACGCCTGCGACCCGATCTACCCCGACGACCTCCCCGACCGCCGCTTCGCCTACGGCCTCGCCGTCGGCGTcgccggggaggtgctgccggagACGCTCGACCGGATGGTCCGGCTCTGCCGCGCGGTGCTCGTCGACGCGCAGGCGCTCATCCGGGTCTTcgacgccgccgccggcggcggcggcggcgctgccgtCCGTCACGTGGCGCTGGAGGGTACGCCGTATGCGCCGCTCCTGCAGCGCGTAGCCTTCCTCAAGGCGTCGTCGGAGGAGGCGCCGTACATAGGGGTGGAGACTGCGAGGCGGCGTTGCTGCGTGATCGTCACAGAGGGGAAGGAAGGGTGCCGGCTGTACTGGGACGGTGGGGAGGCTCGCGTGGCGCCCTTCTCCGCCGTCCAGGTGGACCCCACCGGCGCCGGAGACAGCTACCTCGCTGGTTTCGCCGCCGGGCTGCTATGGGGGCTGTCAGCTACGGATGCCGCGCTGATCGGCAACTTCTTCGGCGCAGCTGCTGTCTCCCAAATTGGCGTTCCCACATTCCATCCCGAGATGTTGCAG GCTGTCAAAAAAATACTGGAGGACAAGGCGATACAACGGTCTAGTCCATGTATAAACGGCGCTATGTTTACCTTCCAGAGATCAATTACGCATGATGAGCTACACGCATCTCTGGAGGAAGCGGCGAGACTGATGTGCGAGCAGAAGCAAACTGATCCGGCAACTAATAACTGTGACTAA
- the LOC127293656 gene encoding uncharacterized protein, giving the protein MELCCSGVVSSGGGAGAGTPRSQKPRSSPGFVVAPPKRRPSSRAGSRQLCDERVAGRPGAEDVVHMLRSAADPAEALELFRSVARQPRVVHTTASCNYMLELMRAHGRVGDVAQVFDLMQRQIVKANVGTFTTIFGAVGVEGGLRSAPVALPVMKEAGIVLNAYTYNGLIYFLVKCGCEREAMEVYGAMAADGVVPTVRTYSVLMLAFGKRRDVETVVGLLGDMEARGVKPNVYSYTICIRVLGQAGRFEEAHKIFRKMEEEGCKPDVITNTVLIQILCDAGRLTDANDVFWKMKASDQKPDRVTYITLLDKCGDSGDSRSVSEIWNAMKADGYNDNVVAYTAAVDALCQVGRVDEASDVFDEMKQKGIVPQQYSYNSLISGFLKADRFKHALELFNHMNVHGPTPNGYTYVLFINYHGKSGESLKAVKRYELMKSKGIVPDVVAGNAVLYSLAKSGRLGMAKRVFDELKAMGISPDIITYTMMIKCCSKASNADEAMKIFSEMIETRCVPDVIAMNSLIDMLYKAGRGNEAWRVFYELKEMNLHPTDYTYNTLLAGLGREGKVKEVMHLLEEMKSKSFPPNLITYNTVLDCLCKNGEVNYALDMLYSMSMKGCMPDLSSYNTAMCGLVKEDRLNEAFRMFCQMKKVLAPDYATMCTILPSFVRDGLMKEALHIVKEYILQPDAKVDRSSLSALMEAILNRAGTEKSIDFAENIASSGIHLDDFFLCPIIRHLCKHKEALAALELVKKFENLAVSLKTGSYNALICGLVDEDLIEIAEGLFAEMKSLGCDPDEFTYNLILDAMAKSMRIEDMLKVQEEMHNKGYKSTYVTYNTIISGLVKSNMLDEAINLYYQLMSEGFSPTPCTYGPLLDGLLKDGNIEYAEDLFEEMLECGCKPNCAIYNILLNGYRIAGDTEKVCELFENMVEQGISPDIKSYTVLIDTLCAAGRLNDGLSYFEQLTDVGIEPDLITYNLLIHSLGKSGRLEEAVSLYDDMEKKGITPNLYTYNSLILYLGQAGKAAEAGKMYEELLARGWKPNVFTYNALIGGYSVSGSPDNAFAAYGRMIVGGCRPNSSTYMQLPNQML; this is encoded by the coding sequence ATGGAGCTATGCTGCTCGGGAGTcgtcagcagcggcggcggcgccggtgcCGGGACACCCCGGTCCCAGAAGCCCAGGAGCTCTCCCGGGTTCGTGGTTGCCCCGCCCAAGAGGCGGCCAAGCAGCCGCGCCGGCAGCCGCCAGCTCTGCGACGAACGGGTGGCGGGCCGGCCCGGCGCGGAGGACGTCGTCCACATGCTCCGGTCGGCCGCCGACCCGGCGGAGGCCCTCGAGCTGTTCAGGTCCGTCGCGCGGCAGCCCAGGGTCGTCCACACCACGGCGTCCTGCAACTACATGCTCGAGCTGATGCGCGCCCACGGCCGGGTCGGGGACGTGGCCCAGGTGTTCGACCTAATGCAGAGGCAGATCGTCAAGGCCAATGTGGGCACCTTCACCACCATCTTCGGCGCGGTCGGCGTCGAGGGGGGCCTCCGGAGCGCGCCGGTGGCCCTGCCGGTGATGAAAGAGGCCGGGATCGTCTTGAACGCCTACACCTACAACGGCCTCATCTATTTCCTCGTCAAGTGCGGGTGTGAGAGGGAGGCGATGGAGGTGTACGGGGCGATGGCGGCAGACGGCGTCGTGCCGACTGTCAGGACCTACTCCGTGCTGATGCTGGCGTTCGGGAAGAGGAGGGACGTCGAGACGGTTGTTGGGCTGCTGGGCGACATGGAGGCTCGTGGAGTGAAGCCCAATGTGTATAGCTACACCATCTGTATCCGGGTTCTTGGACAAGCTGGAAGGTTTGAGGAGGCGCACAAGATTTTTCGGAAGATGGAGGAAGAGGGTTGCAAGCCGGATGTCATCACCAATACTGTGCTGATACAGATTCTCTGCGATGCCGGCCGACTTACTGATGCCAATGATGTGTTCTGGAAGATGAAAGCCAGCGATCAGAAACCTGATCGAGTGACCTATATTACTCTCTTGGACAAGTGTGGTGACAGTGGTGACTCGCGTTCAGTGAGTGAAATATGGAACGCAATGAAAGCTGATGGCTACAATGACAATGTTGTTGCTTATACTGCAGCTGTGGATGCGTTGTGCCAGGTTGGGAGGGTCGATGAAGCTTCAGATGTTTTCGATGAGATGAAACAGAAGGGTATAGTGCCTCAGCAGTACTCATACAACTCCTTGATATCTGGGTTTCTGAAAGCCGATAGGTTTAAACATGCTCTGGAGCTGTTCAACCATATGAATGTTCACGGCCCTACTCCAAATGGCTATACATATGTTCTTTTCATAAATTACCATGGAAAATCTGGCGAATCTCTGAAAGCAGTTAAGAGGTATGAGCTTATGAAGAGCAAAGGGATTGTTCCTGATGTTGTTGCTGGTAATGCTGTTTTGTATAGTCTTGCTAAATCTGGTAGGCTTGGAATGGCAAAAAGGGTCTTCGATGAATTAAAAGCTATGGGGATTTCTCCAGACATCATCACCTACACTATGATGATCAAGTGTTGTAGCAAGGCATCCAATGCTGATGAGGCTATGAAGATCTTCTCTGAAATGATTGAAACCAGATGTGTTCCTGATGTTATTGCAATGAATTCGTTGATTGATATGCTCTACAAGGCAGGCAGGGGAAATGAAGCCTGGAGAGTCTTCTATGAATTGAAAGAAATGAATCTTCATCCCACCGACTATACTTACAACACACTTTTGGCAGGATTAGGAAGGGAAGGTAAAGTCAAGGAGGTAATGCATCTGCTTGAAGAAATGAAATCTAAAAGCTTTCCACCTAATTTAATAACGTACAACACAGTTCTTGATTGTCTATGCAAAAATGGGGAGGTGAACTATGCACTGGACATGCTATACAGTATGTCAATGAAAGGTTGCATGCCCGACCTTTCATCTTACAACACTGCTATGTGTGGCCTTGTTAAAGAGGACAGATTGAATGAGGCATTCAGGATGTTTTGTCAGATGAAAAAGGTCCTTGCTCCGGATTATGCAACAATGTGTACTATCCTCCCGAGTTTTGTAAGAGATGGACTGATGAAGGAAGCTCTGCATATTGTTAAAGAGTATATTCTTCAACCTGATGCTAAAGTGGATAGATCTTCGCTCAGTGCACTGATGGAagcgatactgaatagggctggcACAGAAAAGTCAATTGATTTTGCCGAAAACATAGCATCAAGTGGTATTCACCTGGATGATTTCTTTCTGTGCCCAATAATTAGGCATCTCTGCAAGCATAAGGAGGCTCTGGCTGCACTTGAACTCGTCAAGAAGTTTGAGAATCTTGCTGTGTCGCTAAAAACCGGGTCATATAATGCTCTTATTTGTGGCCTTGTGGATGAAGACCTGATTGAGATCGCTGAAGGTTTGTTTGCTGAGATGAAGAGTCTGGGATGTGACCCTGATGAGTTTACTTACAATTTGATTCTCGATGCCATGGCGAAGTCAATGCGGATTGAGGACATGTTGAAAGTCCAAGAAGAGATGCATAACAAGGGATACAAATCAACTTATGTGACCTATAACACGATCATTTCTGGTCTTGTAAAGTCAAACATGCTGGACGAGGCTATAAACTTATACTACCAGCTAATGAGCGAAGGCTTCTCTCCCACACCATGTACATACGGTCCTCTTCTTGATGGGCTGTTAAAAGATGGAAACATAGAATATGCAGAAGATCTTTTTGAGGAGATGCTGGAGTGTGGATGCAAACCTAATTGCGCCATCTACAATATTCTGCTAAATGGTTACCGAATAGCAGGTGACACAGAAAAAGTCTGTGAGCTCTTTGAGAATATGGTCGAGCAGGGAATAAGCCCGGATATAAAATCATACACAGTTCTCATCGACACCCTCTGTGCGGCCGGGCGGTTGAATGATGGTTTATCTTACTTTGAACAGCTGACAGATGTGGGAATTGAGCCTGATCTCATCACCTATAACCTGCTGATTCACAGTCTTGGTAAATCCGGAAGGTTAGAGGAAGCCGTCTCCCTCTACGACGATATGGAGAAGAAAGGAATCACCCCGAACCTGTACACGTACAACTCACTGATTCTCTACCTGGGACAAGCAGGGAAGGCTGCTGAAGCCGGCAAAATGTACGAAGAACTGCTGGCGAGAGGCTGGAAGCCCAATGTTTTCACATACAATGCCCTGATAGGGGGATACAGTGTTTCTGGCAGCCCTGATAACGCATTTGCTGCCTATGGTCGGATGATTGTTGGAGGGTGCCGGCCTAACTCGAGCACCTACATGCAGCTTCCGAACCAAATGTTGTAA